The sequence below is a genomic window from Ornithobacterium rhinotracheale.
TTATAGGTCTCTGTGATAGCCTTATACATTTTGTTTCTTCCTTTTATAAATAAAACACCGTCTAATATAGCAATTTTTATAGCATTCACATCTTTCGTTTGAATAGTCTGAATAGCATCATTAAATTGAGCATTTTGATGACCGCCAAAATCTGTTAAAAACTTGGCTTCTCCTATTACATATTTTTTATTAAAACGTCCTACAAAATCTAATCCTTTATTATGATTATACCCCAAATATTCTCTGGCAAATTTCATCATTCCCGCATCACCTGCATCAAGAATTGCATCATCTTCATTATCCATAAAATCACATAGTTTAACAGGCTCTATTCCAAGTGATTTGTTTCTTAACCAATTCCTAAACATAGGTCCAATTTGCCTATTAGTTTCTTTAGGTTCACTACATCTCTCGAATATTTTGTCTATTCCCATCTCATATAAACGCCCACATATTCGATTAACTGTTCGTGGATTTCTTGTAATTGCCGTTTTATCTCTTTTCAAATATGCTATATAACTATCCTTAATAGGGAAAAGGTCAAGTTTTAACAATTCTGTAATCAAGGTAGCGTTATCTTTTTTATCAAAAGCCTCTTCTATATCCTTCCAAAGGATTTCATTTATACCTCTAATTCCATCAGGAATTGTTGGGTAGACTTGAAATAAATCATCTAAATATGATCTTTGATTTGCATATTCAATACTAAGTTTTGTCCAGTGATTCATGATTTTACTATAAAAATTCATTTACAAAAGTACAAAACTTATAATTAATTTTAGAATACATTTGGTTGGATTTCGTCCAACTCTGAATATCTCTATAGTCATTAGCAGGATTTAGAATGAATTTTAGTCCCCCAAAACCTGAATATTGTTTTAAGATTTCTTTTTCAGCATTAGTAGCAAGTCGCTTTTCGAGGTCTAACTCAAAAGCGACTTGCAATGCTTTAATATTATTCTCTAAATGTAGTTTCTTATTGAACGCCATTTTCTTCAATCCATATTTGAATTTGTCCTGTCAATTCTGTGTAAAGTTGATCGTATTCGGGACTGTCCTCAAAATCTTTGTGTATATCGTAGTTTTCAAAAACTTCTACACAGTACGGAAACATTTTTAAAGCAAATGAGCGTAATTCATTGTCGGGTATTTCTCTATCAAACTCATTGCTTACTACGCGATATACCATATCAAATGGTGAAAAGTACAAGCCTTCAAATAAAACTTCATTTGCAATTCGCCGACATTCTAACACATCATTTCCCGCTTCAAACGCATTTTGATATGCCTGTGCTGCTAAATCACCCCTTGCTTGGATAAATTCCTCATCAGTTGCCAGATTAGGAAAACTGGTGTTTAATAATTCTCTTAGTCGTAAATCGTAATACGAAATTTCTTTTTCTTGTGTTGCCATAATTTTTATATTTATTAAATTTTATCTATGTATTTGCATTACTACTCACTTTTTGAGTATGAACGCAAACATTTCAAACAATAAGTTTAGATAATTATCTATTGACGGCATTTATCGCCGTTAAATATTCATTGCTTAAACTAATTGTTGTAGATTACTTTCGTTTTCGTCTTCCTTTTTTATTTTTAGAGCGAGGCGGAAACTCAAAAGCCGTAGAACCATCTTCTTGTAGTGCTAAATAAGCATCAAAACTTTTTCCTGCTTTGTTTTTTAATCCTTTTAAAAGCGTTGTTTTTCCATTTTCTAATAATGCCATTACGGCTTGATCATTTACCTGTTTTCCACAGACATTTTTAAAGAATAACCATTCGCAATCATCTTCCATACATTTAGCAACTTTCTCGTATAGGCGAACGCTTTGCTTTTTACATACAGGGCAAACCAATGTTGGTGAAGCAACCCCTTCGATTTCCATCGCTAAAAAATCTTCTGTAATTTTTTGGGTATAATCTTTCATCGCTTGTAAGAATTCTTTTGGAGGGCGTAGCCCTTCCTCAATTTCATTGAGAGAGGCTTCCCATTCGCCCGTTAATGCTACATCGGCGATTTTTCGGTCTTTGACCCATTCAAATACTTTCAATCCCTTTTCGGTGGGAACTAGGCTTTTCTTTTGGCGTTTGATATAGTTTCGTTTCAGCAAAGTTTCTATGGTTGCCGCTCGAGTAGCGGGAGTTCCAATACCAGTACCTTTGAGTAATTGTCGTTGATTTTCGTCTTCCAAATCCTTACCTGCCGATTCCATTGCCGATAGCAAAGTGGCTTCTGTATATAATGCTGGCGGGCGGGTGGTTTTGGATAGAATTTGACTGGCCTTTACTTTTAAGGTATCTCCTTTTTGTAGTTCAGGAAGCTCTTGCGGAATTTCCTCTTCTTTTTCTATTTCTGAAAAAGAGCCATTGACCGCTCTCCAACCTGCGGATTGTATCGTACAACCTTTGATTTCGTAGTTTTTATGACCTGCTTCTACGGTTATCTTCTGCGTTTCCTTGATACAAACTTCCGATACCGCTTCTAATAAACGCCCGGCAATCATTTTATAAATGAGGGCTTCTTTCTTAGGAAGTTCGGTCGGTATTTTGTCAGTAATGAGCAGTCCGTGATGGTCGGTTACTTTTACATCATTGACGATACGCTTGGTAAGAGAGGAGCGTCTGAGTTGTTGTGCATATTTTGCATAGTCCTCATAATGCTCTAATTGTTTAATCAATAAAGGAATTTCTGCCCATACATCTTCTGAAATATATTTACTTCCTGTACGAGGATAAGTGATGTATTTCTTTTCATACAAACTTTGAGCGATGTTTAAAGTTTCGTCCGCTGAAAAATTATACTTTTTATTCGCCTCTTTTTGAAGTGCAGTTAAATCATATGTCTAATTATTTTTAATATATTTGCAAAAAAGAAAAAACAGATGAATGATCGAGATAAAATAATTATTGGTCAGGAAGAAATTAGAGAGAGGTATTTCCATGATAGGATAATTGAAAATCATAGTATTCAATCTGATATTTTGTCAATATTAGATCTTCCTAATGATTTATCTTTAGTGAATTTTATACATGAAGATAGGTATATAAATGGAATTATTGCTGATTTTACTCTCGTATATAACAATAAAATTAGAGCTATCATAGAATGTAAAGCTGGAGATATTGGAGTTACTGACTATGTGAGAGGAATAGGGCAAGTATTACAATATGAATATTTTTATGAAAATAATATTTCTCCTAAATCTTATCCATATCATGAGAAATTTAATAGTATTTTATTAATACCATCTTCAGCATTTAAAAACAATAGTTTTAATATAGGTAAATTTAAATATCCATATTATAATTATTTAGTTGAAATTAATGAAGTTAATAATGTAGCCAGAAGAATTACTTCAAAGGAATTAGAAGATTTCGCTCAGGCAGAAGGAAATAATCTTACGAGTATATCTCAATATTATGTTAGGGATACTAGAGTTTTTGAATTATACATGTTATTAAGGTATTTATGTTTCTTGAAAATAAAAGGAGAAACTAATGTCAATAGAAAAGCAATTGAAAAAGAAATGCAGAAGACAGAAACTATTAATAATGGGAATTGGCGTAATGTCTGGATTAGTTTGTCGTCTTTTGGTTTTATAGATTCTAATAATCTTCCAACTCCTTCTGGTCAAGAACTAGGTATGTTAAATATAGATGACTTTCTCTTGATGATGTATAAATCTTACATAAAACCATATTTAGATATTTTAATGGAATATTTTTCTGAAAACGATAATAATCTAATCAATGAGTTAAAAAAGATTAAAAGAGATATAGTAAGTAAGTTTAATGGAAAAGAAGTGCTTTATTTGACTCAGTCTGAAACAAGGTATCTATCTTCTTGGTTAAATATACTAAGAGATGATTATGGTTGTATAGATTTTGAACCTAAAAGTAAATACCGTACACTTATATACAATCCTAAGGAATTAAATGATAGCTTTTTAAAGATGAAAATAAAAGAAAATACAAAAGCTTATAGTTATATTGAAAATTTAAGTAGAATATTACGATAATGAAAAAATTCACTCTATTTGAAACATTTGTAGGAGCTGGCGGTTCACATATTGGGTTTAAAGAAAATGGGTTTAAATCTGTGTATGTAAATGACAATAATAAAGATTGTCTAGCTACATTACTATATAATAACCCTGAAATAAAAAAAGAAGCATATATAGATCATAACAGTATTATTGACATTAATACAGATAAGTTACTAGACAATATAAAATTAAAAAAAGGAGAGCTTGATGTTATGTTTGGAGGGATCGTATGCAAAGGATTTAGCCTTGCAGGAGAGCGATCACCTAACGATGAAAGAAACTATTTTTACCATAAACAATTAGAGCTAGTAGCAATTACAAGACCTAAAATTAGTATTATCGAAAATGTGAAAGCTTTTCTTAATGGTAAAGTTTTAAGAGAAAATACTCCAGATAAGATTAAGGCGGAAGTCAATAGGATTTGGCAAGAATTGGAAAATTATAAAGGTCGGAAAGCAGAACTTAGAAAAAAAAATAGAATAACAGCTGATTTTTTGCTGAAGGGAAAATTATTAAAACAAGAAAAAGAAAATTTATTGAGATTGATAAACCAAAATGAATATTTAATTTCAGTATTAGATGATGTTTATAATATTTATAAAAGATTAGGTTACAATGTATCTCACAAAATTTTAAATACAGCATGGTATGGTGCGTCAACAAAGAGGGAAAGAATAAT
It includes:
- a CDS encoding DUF1896 domain-containing protein, whose product is MATQEKEISYYDLRLRELLNTSFPNLATDEEFIQARGDLAAQAYQNAFEAGNDVLECRRIANEVLFEGLYFSPFDMVYRVVSNEFDREIPDNELRSFALKMFPYCVEVFENYDIHKDFEDSPEYDQLYTELTGQIQIWIEENGVQ
- a CDS encoding topoisomerase C-terminal repeat-containing protein: MKDYTQKITEDFLAMEIEGVASPTLVCPVCKKQSVRLYEKVAKCMEDDCEWLFFKNVCGKQVNDQAVMALLENGKTTLLKGLKNKAGKSFDAYLALQEDGSTAFEFPPRSKNKKGRRKRK
- a CDS encoding restriction endonuclease, which gives rise to MNHWTKLSIEYANQRSYLDDLFQVYPTIPDGIRGINEILWKDIEEAFDKKDNATLITELLKLDLFPIKDSYIAYLKRDKTAITRNPRTVNRICGRLYEMGIDKIFERCSEPKETNRQIGPMFRNWLRNKSLGIEPVKLCDFMDNEDDAILDAGDAGMMKFAREYLGYNHNKGLDFVGRFNKKYVIGEAKFLTDFGGHQNAQFNDAIQTIQTKDVNAIKIAILDGVLFIKGRNKMYKAITETYKNENILSALVLREFLYQI
- a CDS encoding DNA cytosine methyltransferase, whose amino-acid sequence is MKKFTLFETFVGAGGSHIGFKENGFKSVYVNDNNKDCLATLLYNNPEIKKEAYIDHNSIIDINTDKLLDNIKLKKGELDVMFGGIVCKGFSLAGERSPNDERNYFYHKQLELVAITRPKISIIENVKAFLNGKVLRENTPDKIKAEVNRIWQELENYKGRKAELRKKNRITADFLLKGKLLKQEKENLLRLINQNEYLISVLDDVYNIYKRLGYNVSHKILNTAWYGASTKRERIIIVATRNDLKGKFKFPYPIYHSKEINTKLDFENLDGDCNFKEPKTIADALSKIDYTDKEDTDNIPMNHNKKTIERFKYIKEGQNIQDSMDDLPEDLKISRFYSRGNTMRLAMNSLAPTLVPGHSNFPVHPKEHRSITVREAAVISGFPLNYKFIGNHSKRCEHVGNAVPPPLASALAKQCLEFLIQQR